A region of Vibrio chagasii DNA encodes the following proteins:
- a CDS encoding sigma-54 dependent transcriptional regulator: MAQSKVLIVEDDEGLREALVDTLALAGYEWLEADCAEDALVKLKSNSVDIVVSDVQMAGMGGLALLRNIKQHWPNLPVLLMTAYANIEDAVAAMKEGAIDYMAKPFAPEVLLNMVSRYAPVKSDDNGDAIVADEKSIKLMMLADKVAKTDANVMVLGPSGSGKEVMSRYIHNASNRKDGPFVAINCAAIPDNMLEATLFGYEKGAFTGAIQACPGKFEQAQGGTILLDEISEMDLGLQAKLLRVLQEREVERLGSRKSIKLDVRVLATSNRDLKQYVSEGNFREDLYYRLNVFPISWPPLCERKGDIEPLAKHLVERHCTKLGMPVPVMSAQAISKLVNYPWPGNVRELDNVVQRALILSEEEKISGEHILLEGVDWQDASGLQQIVEGSDVATPDIKPIAEANSINKIASSSEGLGNELRDQEYAIILETLIACNGRRKDMAEKLGISPRTLRYKLAKMRDAGIDIPN; the protein is encoded by the coding sequence ATGGCTCAAAGCAAAGTGTTAATCGTCGAAGATGATGAAGGTCTACGCGAGGCCCTTGTCGATACACTCGCGCTTGCTGGCTATGAATGGCTAGAAGCAGATTGCGCAGAAGATGCTCTAGTCAAACTAAAATCGAACTCCGTTGATATCGTTGTCTCTGATGTTCAGATGGCAGGCATGGGCGGCTTAGCACTGTTAAGAAATATCAAGCAGCATTGGCCGAATCTCCCTGTATTGTTGATGACAGCTTACGCAAATATCGAAGACGCCGTTGCTGCAATGAAAGAAGGCGCTATCGATTACATGGCAAAGCCATTTGCGCCGGAAGTACTGCTAAACATGGTGAGCCGTTACGCTCCCGTTAAGTCAGACGACAATGGTGATGCCATCGTTGCCGATGAGAAAAGTATCAAGCTGATGATGCTGGCTGATAAAGTTGCCAAAACGGACGCCAATGTTATGGTTCTTGGCCCAAGTGGTTCAGGTAAAGAGGTGATGTCACGCTATATCCATAATGCCTCTAACCGTAAAGATGGCCCGTTCGTCGCGATTAACTGTGCGGCAATTCCTGACAATATGTTGGAAGCGACTCTGTTTGGTTATGAAAAAGGTGCATTTACTGGCGCTATTCAAGCGTGTCCAGGTAAGTTTGAACAAGCTCAGGGCGGTACTATTTTACTGGATGAAATCAGTGAAATGGACCTTGGCCTGCAAGCTAAGCTATTGCGTGTATTGCAAGAGCGTGAAGTGGAACGCTTAGGTAGCCGTAAGAGCATTAAACTCGATGTTCGTGTACTCGCGACCAGTAACCGAGACCTCAAGCAGTATGTGTCTGAAGGTAATTTCCGTGAAGACTTATACTACCGTCTGAACGTTTTCCCAATTTCTTGGCCCCCACTGTGTGAGCGTAAAGGTGATATTGAGCCTTTGGCGAAGCACTTGGTTGAGCGCCACTGTACCAAACTGGGCATGCCAGTTCCGGTTATGTCAGCTCAAGCGATCAGCAAACTCGTCAATTATCCGTGGCCGGGCAATGTCCGTGAGCTTGATAATGTCGTGCAGCGTGCGCTGATTCTAAGCGAAGAAGAAAAAATTTCTGGTGAGCATATCCTACTTGAAGGGGTAGATTGGCAAGACGCCAGTGGCCTACAACAGATTGTTGAAGGTAGTGACGTGGCAACGCCAGATATCAAGCCTATTGCAGAAGCAAACTCGATCAATAAAATCGCTTCAAGCAGTGAAGGGCTGGGGAATGAGCTTAGAGATCAAGAGTATG
- a CDS encoding ATP-binding protein, with product MHVSNEPENQSHLDSVEQQVERYKQVLDVMPAGVILLDTHGEVREANPEAHRILGVELVGEKWFSVIQSAFDPKDDDGHEISLKNGRKVRLAISASTTGQLILITDLTETRLLQSRVSDLQRLSSLGRMVASLAHQVRTPLSSAMLYASNLAAPNLPPATKTRFQSKLMDRLHDLEKQVNDMLLFAKGGDNKVVKPFTVAELITEFQPMVEAALKSNQIDYCQEVEGEQTQMFGNANAIASALSNLVLNAVQIAGKESQIDVFFRPVNGELKISVQDSGPGVPKELQGKIMEPFFTTRSQGTGLGLAVVQMVCRAHEGRLELISEEGDGACFTMCLPLERSASTED from the coding sequence ATGCACGTATCTAACGAACCAGAAAACCAATCACACCTAGATTCTGTTGAACAACAAGTCGAGCGTTACAAGCAAGTGCTCGATGTTATGCCAGCTGGTGTCATCTTGTTAGATACCCATGGTGAAGTGAGAGAAGCAAACCCTGAAGCGCACCGCATTCTTGGCGTTGAGTTAGTTGGAGAGAAGTGGTTTTCTGTTATCCAAAGTGCTTTTGATCCAAAGGACGATGATGGCCATGAGATTTCATTAAAGAACGGTCGAAAGGTACGTTTGGCGATTTCTGCGTCTACCACAGGTCAGCTGATTTTGATTACCGATCTGACCGAGACGCGTTTGCTGCAATCACGGGTTAGTGATCTTCAGCGTTTGTCGTCATTAGGCAGAATGGTGGCGTCACTTGCTCATCAGGTTCGTACACCGCTTTCTAGTGCGATGTTGTATGCGTCAAACCTTGCCGCACCGAATCTACCACCGGCAACAAAGACACGTTTTCAATCTAAGCTTATGGATAGACTTCATGACTTAGAGAAGCAAGTCAATGACATGTTGTTGTTTGCTAAGGGCGGCGATAACAAGGTGGTGAAACCTTTTACAGTGGCTGAATTGATAACAGAATTTCAGCCAATGGTAGAAGCGGCGTTGAAATCGAACCAAATTGATTACTGCCAAGAAGTGGAAGGCGAACAGACTCAAATGTTCGGTAATGCCAACGCGATTGCCTCCGCTTTAAGTAATCTGGTTTTGAATGCGGTTCAAATTGCTGGCAAAGAATCACAGATAGATGTGTTTTTTAGGCCGGTAAACGGCGAGCTTAAGATATCAGTACAAGACAGTGGTCCCGGCGTACCAAAAGAGCTTCAAGGTAAAATTATGGAACCATTCTTTACCACCCGCTCACAAGGCACAGGCTTAGGCTTGGCGGTTGTACAAATGGTATGTCGAGCACATGAAGGCCGATTGGAATTGATATCAGAAGAGGGCGACGGCGCATGCTTTACTATGTGTTTGCCGCTAGAAAGAAGCGCTTCTACTGAAGATTAA
- a CDS encoding sigma-54 dependent transcriptional regulator, translating into MQGLAKLLVVDDNAQDRHNLSTILEFVGESCEVISSEQARKVDWSLQWAGCIIGSIKGKGFNALLNDKLVHANHIPLLVIGKNNHPVDELTNFVGELELPLNYPQLSDALRHCKDFLGRKGVQVVSSARKNTLFRSLVGQSAGIQEVRHLIEQVSSTEANVLILGESGTGKEVVARNIHYHSKRRSGPFVPVNCGAIPPDLLESELFGHEKGAFTGAITARKGRFELAEGGTLFLDEIGDMPMAMQVKLLRVLQERCFERVGGNCTIQANVRVIAATHRNLEDMIDDDSFREDLYYRLNVFPIEMPALQERKEDIPLLLQELMTRMEAEGSLPICFTPRAINSLMEHDWPGNVRELANLVERMVILYPNSLVDVNHLPTKYRYSDIPEFQPEFNSFVSEEEQERDALADLFSEDFSFDQQDDMTDNANAPQELPPEGVNLKELLADMEVNMINQALEAQGGIVARAADMLGMRRTTLVEKMRKYNLQR; encoded by the coding sequence ATGCAAGGTTTGGCAAAACTGCTTGTCGTCGACGATAACGCTCAAGATCGTCACAATTTAAGCACAATATTAGAGTTTGTAGGAGAGAGCTGCGAAGTTATCAGCTCTGAACAAGCGCGCAAAGTCGACTGGTCACTACAGTGGGCTGGTTGCATTATCGGTTCAATAAAAGGTAAAGGCTTCAACGCATTACTGAATGACAAGCTTGTTCACGCGAATCACATCCCTCTACTTGTGATTGGCAAAAACAACCATCCTGTTGATGAGCTCACCAATTTTGTTGGTGAACTCGAGCTGCCCCTAAACTACCCTCAGTTAAGTGACGCATTAAGACATTGTAAAGATTTCCTAGGTCGCAAAGGGGTTCAAGTAGTCTCTTCTGCACGCAAGAACACACTGTTTCGTAGCCTAGTGGGTCAAAGTGCTGGTATTCAAGAAGTTCGTCACCTAATTGAACAAGTCTCCTCTACTGAAGCGAATGTACTGATTCTTGGTGAATCCGGTACCGGCAAAGAGGTGGTTGCACGTAACATTCATTACCATTCAAAGCGCCGCTCTGGTCCGTTTGTGCCAGTTAACTGTGGTGCAATCCCGCCAGACTTATTGGAAAGTGAGCTTTTCGGTCATGAGAAGGGCGCATTTACTGGCGCGATTACCGCACGTAAAGGACGCTTTGAGTTAGCTGAAGGTGGCACGCTATTTCTTGATGAAATTGGCGACATGCCAATGGCTATGCAAGTTAAGCTGTTGCGTGTACTACAAGAGCGATGCTTTGAACGCGTAGGTGGCAATTGCACTATTCAGGCTAACGTTCGCGTGATTGCGGCTACACACCGTAACCTTGAAGATATGATCGACGATGATTCATTCCGTGAAGATCTTTATTACCGCTTGAATGTGTTCCCGATTGAAATGCCGGCCTTACAAGAGCGTAAAGAAGATATTCCTCTTCTTCTTCAGGAGCTTATGACGAGAATGGAAGCGGAAGGTAGTCTGCCTATCTGCTTTACGCCTCGCGCGATTAACTCTTTGATGGAGCACGACTGGCCAGGTAACGTACGTGAATTGGCGAATTTAGTGGAGCGCATGGTTATTCTCTATCCGAATAGCCTAGTGGATGTAAACCACCTGCCAACTAAGTATCGATACAGTGATATCCCTGAATTCCAACCAGAGTTTAATAGCTTTGTGTCTGAGGAAGAGCAAGAGCGTGACGCGTTAGCCGATCTATTCTCGGAAGATTTCAGTTTCGATCAGCAAGATGATATGACTGACAACGCGAATGCACCTCAGGAACTACCACCAGAAGGTGTGAACCTGAAAGAGCTACTCGCTGATATGGAAGTGAATATGATCAATCAAGCCTTGGAGGCGCAGGGTGGTATTGTTGCTCGAGCGGCAGACATGTTAGGTATGCGCAGAACCACTCTGGTTGAGAAAATGCGTAAATACAATCTGCAGCGTTAG
- the fliS gene encoding flagellar export chaperone FliS, translating to MRGSLQAYKKVSVDSQLTAASPHKIVQMLMAGAIERLIQGKAAMQAGNIPVKGERLGKALDIIISLRSCLSMDDGGDIAKNLDQLYEFMITQISAANHKNDPQPIDDVIDIIREIKSAWDQIPNEYHNLTSAEVGI from the coding sequence ATGCGCGGTTCTTTACAGGCATATAAAAAGGTATCAGTGGATAGTCAGTTAACGGCTGCCTCACCGCATAAGATTGTGCAAATGCTGATGGCGGGCGCGATTGAGCGTTTGATCCAAGGTAAAGCGGCAATGCAAGCGGGCAATATCCCTGTGAAAGGTGAGCGTCTTGGCAAGGCTCTAGATATCATTATTAGCCTACGTAGCTGCCTTTCTATGGACGATGGTGGTGATATTGCCAAAAACCTAGATCAACTTTATGAGTTCATGATCACGCAAATTTCTGCGGCAAATCACAAAAATGACCCTCAGCCTATTGATGATGTTATCGATATTATTCGCGAAATTAAGAGCGCTTGGGACCAAATTCCGAATGAATATCACAACTTGACGTCTGCTGAAGTCGGTATTTAA
- a CDS encoding flagellar protein FliT: MTSQLRELCELDQLIISKLEFSEINAEEIATLVDNREQLLQNVLQFIDSHPDVKQSSEWFEAISRTRKLVELMQSETGRVGKNLHKYRHGAKSVQQYKKFL; encoded by the coding sequence ATGACCAGTCAGCTTCGAGAGCTTTGTGAACTAGATCAATTAATTATCTCTAAGCTCGAATTTAGTGAAATTAATGCTGAAGAAATAGCGACGCTTGTCGATAACAGAGAACAGTTATTGCAAAACGTGCTTCAATTCATCGATTCACACCCTGACGTTAAGCAAAGTTCGGAGTGGTTTGAAGCCATTTCGAGAACAAGAAAATTAGTCGAATTGATGCAGTCTGAAACTGGTCGGGTAGGGAAAAACCTGCACAAGTACCGACACGGTGCCAAGTCAGTTCAACAATACAAAAAGTTTTTATAG
- the fliD gene encoding flagellar filament capping protein FliD, whose translation MSFGPMGISSGMDINSMVSKIVDSERVPKQQRIDNERARIDTSISAYGRLRESLDSMKNLMTNFRQEKAFAVRTVESTDEGLVSATATTEAIAGKYAIDVLQLAQSHKVASDVLSDDMKFGPGKLQVSLGDDSFDVQVGDRSKLIDVVRSINGADRNPGVRASIINDTEGPRLIVASNKSGADQQISINVESDASNPLKKLEYKTLEERVQALEKARLAAQDVLGLTPAGKAVDLIDEAISDDDPKADEAVDEDGNIIPGSQADSTSPVEDGSQSLSFGEQAAADGQAALDAAQAAKSVMPEDNIPGWTETASGTLLDSYYTPELELDEKAIEKAPDVPGWSNTASGTLTDSYVTPKEAQQKLEAEQARIEEKIAQEKADLAKKVESGELTAEQAKNIERAKLEPEERERLEKVDKAQADLALAQQSFDSYSGMTEVQAGQDSMVVLDGVAQLSSNNNVIEDAVEGIDITVKGKTPKDKPPAEIGVEYDRNSVRQDIEAFVNSYNQFYQVSKNLAGVDPATGQKGPLSGDSTVRNADSRLKGVFSSSIEGAPENLKSLTEFGITTTRQGSLEINYDMLDRQLNNNFDKLGEFFGGNNGFAKKVEDAIQGITGITGSIRTREKSLVEQNYRLADDQNALDRRMDSLESRTHSKFTAMQDATSKMQSQLGSMMNALG comes from the coding sequence ATGAGTTTTGGCCCAATGGGGATTTCGTCTGGCATGGATATCAATTCCATGGTCAGCAAAATTGTGGATTCGGAGCGTGTACCTAAACAGCAACGAATCGACAATGAAAGAGCGCGAATCGATACCAGCATTAGTGCCTATGGAAGACTCAGAGAATCTCTCGATTCGATGAAAAACCTGATGACAAACTTTCGTCAGGAAAAAGCTTTCGCTGTACGTACAGTGGAAAGTACCGATGAAGGTCTTGTTTCTGCAACCGCGACTACTGAAGCGATCGCTGGCAAATATGCCATCGATGTGTTGCAGCTTGCCCAAAGCCATAAAGTAGCGTCAGATGTTCTATCTGATGACATGAAATTTGGCCCAGGTAAGCTGCAGGTTTCGCTTGGTGATGATAGCTTTGATGTACAAGTAGGTGACAGATCAAAGCTAATCGATGTTGTTCGCAGCATAAACGGTGCAGATAGAAACCCAGGCGTTCGTGCATCCATTATTAATGATACCGAAGGCCCTCGACTTATTGTCGCCTCCAACAAATCTGGCGCAGACCAACAGATCAGCATCAATGTAGAGTCTGATGCGTCAAATCCTCTAAAAAAACTCGAATACAAAACCCTTGAAGAACGTGTTCAAGCGCTAGAGAAAGCTCGCCTTGCCGCTCAAGATGTACTTGGGCTCACACCTGCTGGAAAAGCCGTTGATCTTATCGATGAGGCTATCTCTGATGATGATCCGAAAGCTGATGAAGCTGTCGACGAAGACGGCAATATCATTCCAGGTTCTCAAGCTGATTCAACGTCCCCTGTAGAAGATGGCTCTCAAAGCCTTAGCTTCGGTGAACAAGCCGCTGCAGATGGCCAAGCTGCCCTAGACGCCGCTCAAGCGGCAAAATCTGTCATGCCTGAAGACAATATCCCAGGTTGGACGGAAACCGCTTCTGGCACGTTGTTAGATTCCTATTACACACCAGAACTTGAGCTTGACGAAAAAGCGATCGAGAAGGCGCCTGATGTTCCTGGTTGGTCAAACACGGCCTCTGGTACTTTGACTGATTCATATGTTACACCGAAAGAAGCTCAGCAGAAGTTAGAAGCAGAGCAAGCACGTATTGAAGAGAAGATCGCTCAAGAAAAAGCGGATCTGGCCAAGAAAGTAGAAAGCGGCGAATTGACCGCAGAGCAAGCCAAAAATATCGAGCGTGCCAAATTAGAGCCTGAAGAGCGAGAGCGCTTAGAGAAAGTCGACAAGGCACAAGCTGATTTGGCGCTTGCTCAGCAATCTTTCGATAGTTACAGCGGCATGACCGAAGTCCAAGCTGGCCAAGACTCAATGGTCGTTCTGGACGGTGTCGCTCAGCTCTCGAGTAACAACAATGTGATTGAAGATGCCGTTGAAGGCATTGATATTACGGTGAAAGGAAAGACGCCAAAAGATAAGCCACCTGCAGAAATTGGTGTTGAGTACGACCGTAATAGTGTTCGCCAAGACATTGAAGCCTTTGTGAATTCCTACAACCAGTTTTATCAAGTGTCTAAAAACTTGGCGGGTGTCGACCCTGCGACCGGACAAAAAGGCCCACTTTCTGGTGACAGTACGGTCCGTAACGCCGACTCACGATTGAAAGGGGTATTCTCTTCAAGCATCGAAGGGGCACCTGAGAACCTTAAGTCTTTAACGGAATTTGGTATCACGACCACCAGACAAGGCTCTCTGGAGATCAACTACGACATGCTGGACCGACAGCTAAACAATAACTTTGATAAGCTGGGCGAGTTCTTTGGCGGCAATAATGGCTTTGCTAAAAAGGTTGAAGATGCGATTCAGGGTATCACTGGTATTACGGGTTCAATCCGTACTCGAGAAAAGAGTCTGGTTGAACAAAACTACCGTTTAGCAGATGACCAAAACGCCTTAGATCGTCGAATGGACAGTCTTGAAAGTCGCACTCACTCTAAGTTCACCGCCATGCAAGATGCAACCAGTAAGATGCAGTCTCAGCTTGGCAGTATGATGAATGCGTTGGGTTAA
- the flaG gene encoding flagellar protein FlaG: MEIPSNASNIQPYGSPNGIKIASDEGSSASSISRLKEATSYGKVEKSKEEATEAAIQLAQERKELNDEERVKMVEKVNEFISSLNKGVAFKVDEESGRDVVTIYETTTGDIIRQIPDEEMLEILRRLAAQNSNSRIFEVKV, encoded by the coding sequence ATGGAAATACCATCTAACGCATCGAACATCCAGCCTTATGGCTCACCTAATGGCATTAAAATTGCTAGCGATGAAGGTAGTAGTGCGTCGAGCATTTCACGACTGAAGGAAGCAACCTCTTATGGCAAGGTAGAGAAATCGAAAGAAGAAGCTACCGAAGCTGCGATTCAATTAGCTCAAGAGAGAAAAGAGCTAAATGATGAAGAGCGAGTCAAGATGGTGGAGAAGGTAAACGAGTTTATCTCCTCTCTCAATAAGGGCGTTGCCTTTAAGGTCGACGAAGAATCGGGAAGGGATGTGGTGACTATTTATGAAACCACAACCGGTGATATTATTCGCCAGATACCCGATGAAGAAATGCTTGAAATTCTAAGACGCCTAGCAGCCCAAAACTCGAATAGTAGAATATTTGAGGTGAAGGTCTAA
- a CDS encoding flagellin: protein MAINVSTNVSAMTAQRYLNNAAEGTQKSMERLSSGYKINSAKDDAAGLQISNRLTSQSRGLDMAVKNANDGISIAQTAEGAMNESTNILQRMRDLSLQSANGSNSKSERVAIQEEVSALNTELNRIAETTSFGGNKLLNGTYGSQSFQIGADSGEAVMLSMGNMRTDTQEMGGKSYGVTEGKDASWRVGAGADLTIKYNDKFGEAQELSISAKEGNDIEELATYINGQSQDVKASVGEGGKLQLFASSQKVEGDVEFGGSLASELGIGAGKDVTVNDIDVTSVAGANEAVSIIDGALKSVDSQRASLGAFQNRFDHAISNLENINENVNASKSRIKDTDYAKETTAMTKSQILQQASTSILAQAKQSPSAALSLLG from the coding sequence ATGGCGATTAATGTAAGCACTAACGTGTCTGCAATGACGGCTCAGCGTTACCTAAATAACGCGGCTGAAGGTACTCAAAAATCAATGGAGCGTTTGTCTTCTGGCTATAAAATCAATAGCGCAAAAGATGATGCTGCAGGCTTACAAATCTCTAACCGCTTAACGTCGCAAAGCCGTGGCCTAGATATGGCTGTGAAAAACGCGAATGACGGTATCTCTATTGCACAAACAGCTGAAGGTGCGATGAATGAGTCAACCAACATTCTGCAACGTATGCGTGACCTTTCTCTTCAATCTGCAAACGGTTCAAACAGCAAGTCTGAGCGTGTTGCTATCCAAGAAGAAGTATCTGCTCTAAACACAGAACTTAACCGTATCGCTGAAACAACCTCTTTTGGTGGTAACAAGCTTCTAAACGGTACTTACGGTAGCCAATCTTTCCAAATCGGTGCTGACTCAGGTGAAGCGGTAATGCTATCTATGGGCAACATGCGTACCGACACTCAAGAAATGGGTGGTAAGAGCTACGGTGTTACTGAAGGTAAAGATGCATCTTGGCGTGTAGGCGCTGGCGCTGACCTTACTATCAAATACAACGATAAGTTTGGCGAAGCTCAAGAGCTATCTATCTCTGCTAAAGAAGGCAACGATATCGAAGAGCTAGCAACTTACATCAACGGTCAAAGCCAAGACGTTAAAGCGTCGGTAGGTGAAGGCGGTAAACTACAACTTTTCGCTTCTAGCCAAAAAGTTGAAGGTGATGTTGAGTTTGGTGGCAGCCTTGCAAGTGAGCTAGGTATTGGCGCAGGTAAAGATGTAACCGTAAACGACATCGACGTAACATCAGTTGCGGGTGCAAACGAAGCGGTATCTATCATCGATGGCGCTCTAAAATCTGTAGATAGCCAACGTGCATCTCTTGGTGCTTTCCAAAACCGTTTTGACCATGCAATCAGCAACTTAGAAAACATCAACGAAAACGTTAATGCTTCTAAGAGCCGTATCAAAGATACCGATTATGCGAAAGAAACAACGGCAATGACGAAGTCTCAAATCCTACAACAGGCGAGTACTTCTATCCTAGCTCAAGCAAAACAATCACCATCAGCAGCTCTAAGCTTATTGGGCTAA